In a genomic window of Trichoderma atroviride chromosome 4, complete sequence:
- a CDS encoding uncharacterized protein (EggNog:ENOG41~TransMembrane:7 (o6-25i37-58o95-112i124-146o171-194i206-226o238-261i)~SECRETED:SignalP(1-25)), giving the protein MDSTLLIHWLFTWLALLIMAARLWGRKYVRQPFNRGDYLTMAAASCALIRLGMIHVVLTWGTNNMTPAQRAHHHFTATEIYQREIGSKLTITNRVFYNSYLWLQKLVLLDLYRRLIQDLPYEKWLIRAYLAFFFVTYAAVQILTFVECKPFHLYWQVVPDPGPCAEAQVQLIALGVLNIITDFLLIILPLPTIFKLKAPPSRKAQLVVLFTLGIFIILITIIRLPINSQNATSQVSRTTWASTELLTAAIVVNAPTLYSFWNKRRREKTGVQVQQGDGENGKGAGQFALETIGGSTFSGDGSKKRKSNVGVLQTNDVTVTEYRRSGDYIKLADERDHMSQKSSQQGNS; this is encoded by the exons atggATTCCACGCTTCTTATCCACTGGCTCTTCACCTGGCTGGCCCTCctcatcatggccgccagACTTTGGGGGAGGAAGTATGTGCGACAGCCCTTCAATAGGGGCGACTATCTCACAATGGCTGCCGCCTCCTGTGCCCTCATCAGGCTCGGAATGATTCATGTTGTCTTGACTTGGGGCACCAACAACATGACGCCTGCCCAGCGCGCACATCACCACTTTACCGCTACCGAGATCTATCAGCGGGAGATCGGCAGCAAACTGACCATCACGAACCGAGTCTTCTATAACTCCTA TCTttggctgcagaagctcgTACTGCTGGATCTCTATCGACGACTCATTCAGGATCTTCCCTACGAAAAATGGCTGATCCGGGCTTatcttgcttttttctttgtgaCATATGCAGCTGTCCAGATTTTGACCTTTGTCGAGTGCAAGCCCTTTCACCTTTACTGGCAGGTTGTCCCTGATCCAG GCCCTTGTGCAGAGGCTCAGGTTCAGCTCATTGCCCTCGGCGTTCTCAACATCATAACCGACTTCCTGTTGATCATTCTACCGCTTCCAACCATTTTCAAGCTGAAAGCGCCACCAAGTCGAAAAGCCCAGCTGGTTGTACTGTTTACGCTCGGTATATTCATCATTCTCATCACCATTATTCGACTACCCATCAACTCCCAGAACGCGACTAGCCAGGTGAGCCGTACAACTTGGGCCAGCACCGAGCTCCTTACCGCTGCTATTGTGGTCAATGCCCCGACGCTCTACTCATTCTGGAATAAGAGACGGCGAGAGAAAACGGGAGTTCAAGTGCAACAAGGAGATGGTGAAAACGGCAAGGGGGCTGGCCAATTCGCGTTGGAAACGATAGGTGGCAGTACCTTTTCTGGTGATGGGAGTAAAAAGCGCAAGTCGAATGTAGGCGTGTTGCAAACGAATGATGTTACCGTGACCGAATACAGGAGGAGTGGTGACTACATCAAATTGGCTGACGAGCGAGATCACATGTCACAAAAGTCAAGCCAGCAGGGGAATTCATAA
- a CDS encoding uncharacterized protein (EggNog:ENOG41), whose product MQPTEGNPPKQPQLSSTGHPLPRRTSGEHSITLRHHQLARDASLKASRGSAPPNQSNGEHLSSPRRNSSGESNETGQSDANKWFDQSNQNPTATFHSNSMDVDPPFFQKESDSSNEDKPYQYLTAVPPTPNDARSSSADDYRSVIDDLTVEIQKLKEELKRYKQHGPDMLRKDKLFEIKIHGLPKRKKRELEATLRDFTASLGDSPGNSSSKRDKKSSRHATRDGMTSGSGSMSLSKHASSSSGSHTRPVDSAYASMSTGAGSSGTSLNRPQGGARFKSNEAKVENYLRDIPEGLYPRSLSMTEKERKKLVVRRLEQIFTGKFAGRHARRNQASQTAPASAAQVPLGPPGAHSPLRPSSVQQPKLKPSPTAGSELLREARILPQELHLAGKKSRSQDIGSASNSNRDQTESGGNGNGNGSSTGSNPSPPMPPPPEQRPTRPKDLDPDRIQIPSENMEYIRHLGLVPPELIPDPPSEIDVHPDAEGWVYLNLVCNMAQLHIMNVTPDFVRTAVIDLSSKFQLSPDGRKIRWRGGTDGTKFSSESSGDSSQRSPETDDTENTKKGHRKRQRTGRSTGDSGSSGNRPSKFGPLMSAPSESFHYKPIFVNQPSPNAQSSMEDGTLSSFGPLESNTDSRWARSGSGASNRRKRLRDGAIIYYSGAPFCTDLSGDPGDISPTTYLLSSETGQSASQKKQFLRPLPFRSGSGSSLDRRPLSDADLGLGAISEMSMNDGASVPELSTDSGDESSELDMEFSWGDKQQTLEIHPLEPCGLGGVRPEDHFMVVVTTRRPMLDAHGGQSGVKRRKLSEEVTDNIIHRLATMSTSSPRPLARQLLSKGDVPRIGIEYMSGRIKRLDPVALPPPAIFFPPFSVDSWSEDEYGSDGDDELNSSEEFMSRRANPHQSDDYPDGVDLSSGDEDGEEPDDDVDMAVTEDPASGMDGISLQGPRGSRASTEAVPGTRGRSNSARTEVLLHTGGSSAATAGGGVESGYNTSSAGSG is encoded by the exons CCGTCGAAATTCGTCGGGTGAGAGCAACGAAACCGGCCAGAGCGACGCCAATAAATGGTTTGATCAGTCAAACCAAAACCCCACAGCTACCTTTCACAGCAATTCCATGGATG TCGATCCACCCTTTTTCCAGAAAGAATCAGATTCGTCCAACGAAGATAAGCCGTATCAGTATTTAACAGCCGTGCCTCCAACGCCCAATGACGCTCGAAGCAGTAGCGCCGATGACTACCGAAGCGTGATTGACGATCTCACCGTGGAGATCCAGAAATTGAAGGAAGAGTTGAAGCGATACAAACAGCACGGCCCCGATATGCTTCGAAAAGACAAGCTCTTCGAGATTAAGATACATGGGTTAcctaaaaggaaaaagcgcGAGCTGGAAGCGACGCTCCGAGACTTTACAGCAAGCTTAGGGGACTCGCCGGGTAACTCTTCATCGAAGCGCGACAAGAAATCGTCCAGGCATGCTACTCGCGATGGAATGACTTCGGGGTCAGGCTCCATGTCACTATCGAAACAcgcctcgtcttcgtctggATCTCACACGCGGCCAGTTGACTCGGCTTATGCGTCCATGTCGACTGGTGCTGGCTCCTCTGGAACATCGTTGAACAGGCCACAAGGAGGCGCGCGATTCAAGTCTAATGAGGCAAAAGTAGAGAATTACTTGCGCGATATCCCCGAGGGACTATATCCCCGTTCTCTGTCCATGacggaaaaggaaaggaagaagcttGTGGTCCGACGTCTTGAGCAGATCTTCACAGGAAAATTTGCAGGTCGGCATGCCCGTCGGAACCAGGCTAGCCAAACGGCacctgcatctgctgcgcAAGTCCCGTTGGGGCCGCCAGGAGCACACTCTCCCCTGCGGCCTTCCTCTGTTCAGCAACCGAAACTGAAGCCAAGTCCAACTGCCGGATCTGAGCTCTTACGTGAAGCTCGAATCCTTCCTCAGGAACTTCATCTCgcaggaaagaagagcagatCGCAAGACATTGGCTCCGCGTCCAACTCAAACAGAGATCAGACAGAATCAGGAGGTaacggcaatggcaatggtaGTAGCACAGGATCAAACCCGTCTCCACCcatgccaccacctcctGAACAGCGACCTACAAGACCCAAAGACCTCGATCCTGACCGCATCCAAATCCCATCCGAAAACATGGAGTACATCAGACATTTGGGTCTTGTCCCTCCTGAACTGATACCCGATCCACCATCAGAAATTGACGTTCACCCCGATGCCGAAGGGTGGGTTTATTTGAACCTTGTCTGCAACATGGCGCAGCTGCACATCATGAATGTCACTCCAGACTTTGTCCGCACTGCCGTCATTGATCTCAGTTCCAAATTTCAGCTGTCGCCAGATGGCCGAAAAATCAGATGGCGCGGCGGCACAGACGGCACTAAATTCAGTAGCGAGAGCTCGGGTGACAGTTCACAGCGAAGTCCTGAAACAGACGACACGGagaacacaaaaaaagggcacCGTAAGAGGCAAAGAACAGGCCGCTCAACGGGAGATTCTGGGAGCTCGGGCAATCGGCCATCCAAATTTGGGCCACTGATGTCTGCGCCCTCTGAAAGTTTTCACTACAAACCCATCTTCGTTAATCAGCCTTCGCCCAACGCGCAATCGTCAATGGAGGACGGTACTTTGTCGTCTTTCGGTCCCCTCGAAAGTAATACAGATTCGCGGTGGGCCCGAAGCGGTTCTGGCGCCTCTAACCGTCGGAAACGCCTCCGGGACGGTGCCATTATCTACTACAGTGGTGCTCCGTTCTGTACCGACTTATCAGGCGACCCAGGAGATATATCCCCTACGACGTATTTGTTATCCAGTGAAACAGGACAGTCCGCCTCTCAGAAGAAGCAATTTCTTCGGCCATTGCCCTTCCGATCAGGATCAGGATCTTCCTTGGACAGACGACCACTGAGTGACGCTGACCTCGGTCTGGGTGCCATTTCTGAGATGAGCATGAATGATGGAGCTAGCGTACCTGAGCTCTCGACTGACTCGGGTGATGAATCTAGCGAGCTCGATATGGAATTTTCCTGGGGAGATAAGCAGCAAACTCTCGAGATTCATCCGCTTGAGCCTTGCGGTCTTGGTGGCGTGCGACCAGAAGATCACTTCATGGTGGTGGTAACGACGAGGCGCCCAATGCTTGATGCTCACGGCGGCCAATCCGGCGTGAAGCGGCGCAAGCTTTCCGAAGAGGTGACTGACAACATTATCCATCGGCTGGCTACAATGTCAACGTCCTCGCCTCGCCCACTTGCTCGTCAATTGCTATCAAAAGGGGACGTTCCCAGGATTGGAATCGAATACATGTCGGGCCGCATAAAACGCCTTGATCCAGTGGCGCTCCCTCCGCCTGCCATATTCTTTCCGCCCTTTAGCGTGGACTCGTGGTCTGAAGACGAATATGGAtccgacggcgacgacgagcttAATTCTTCCGAAGAGTTTATGAGTCGTCGAGCCAACCCGCATCAATCCGACGACTACCCCGACGGTGTGGACCTGAGCAgcggcgacgaggacggcgaagagcctgatgacgatgttgacATGGCGGTGACTGAGGACCCAGCCAGCGGCATGGATGGGATCTCTCTGCAGGGTCCACGCGGATCACGGGCTAGCACCGAGGCTGTTCCAGGGACTCGTGGACGAAGCAACAGCGCTAGGACGGAGGTGTTGCTCCACACTGGAGGCAGCTCTGCGGCGACTGCAGGAGGCGGCGTCGAGAGCGGGTACAACACCAGCTCCGCAGGGAGTGGCTGA
- a CDS encoding uncharacterized protein (SECRETED:SignalP(1-21)), with the protein MRLQLGSALVAGLAVAAETSASKEEVKPAGVKNVAIIGAGAAGASAAYHLRQYAEEAGVKVNITIFEKTDRIGGRTLTVNAHDDPSQPVELGASIFVAVNHILYNGTKNFNLSIGSNYRVAESQADVTAIWDGESFVYETTDGTAWWWDAGKLWWRYGMSPYRAVNLVKEVVGKFLKLYEQPYFPFRSLTARTYELGLVEITGVTGGAVSCAEQD; encoded by the exons ATGCGGCTGCAATTGGGCTCGGCCTTGGTGGCGGGATTAGCCGTTGCTGCGGAGACTTCGGCGTCAAAGGAAGAGGTGAAGCCGGCTGGGGTTAAGAATGTTGCTATTATCG gagctggagctgccgggGCTTCAGCTGCGTACCACCTGCGTCAATATGCAGAGGAAGCCGGCGTCAAGGTCAACATCACAATCTTTGAAAAGACGGACCGCATCGGCGGCCGCACCCTGACCGTCAACGCGCACGACGATCCGTCGCAGCCCGTTGAGCTCGGCGCGagcatcttcgtcgccgTCAACCACATCCTCTACAACGGCACCAAGAACTTCAACCTGTCCATCGGGTCCAACTACCGCGTCGCCGAGAGCCAGGCCGACGTCACGGCCATCTGGGACGGCGAGAGCTTTGTCTATGAGACGACGGACGGCACCGCCTGGTGGTGGGACGCGGGCAAGCTGTGGTGGCGGTACGGCATGAGCCCCTACCGCGCGGTCAATTTGGTGAAGGAGGTGGTGGGCAAGTTCTTGAAGCTGTATGAGCAGCCGTATTTCCCTTTTCGGTCGTTGACGGCAAGGACGTATgagctggggctggtggAGATTACGGGGGTGACGGGGGGAGCAGTTTCTTGCGCAGAACAAG ATTGA
- a CDS encoding uncharacterized protein (EggNog:ENOG41) has product MLDEESLNYPLFRDCLSTTILQPATPAPEPKRRRRAKAGPTSPVPAAVAVADPERDAQELADFIDYLADGIFRNLPQDLQDLDHRSWRESEALQAQYSLPLTEDSLSELVLPASICETLVTYNLVSSDPSQPSHLPSTPEAFLLPILTAYLTPLIEPPPATASTRTEACELCERSWIPLSYHHLIPRFVHEKAVKRGWHRKEDLQNVAWLCGACHRFVHRFRNHEDLARYYYTVELLLEEEEVQKFAEWVGKLRWKGGKTRSRKH; this is encoded by the coding sequence ATGCTGGACGAGGAAAGCCTCAACTACCCACTCTTTCGAGATTGTCTCTCCACCACCATCCTCCAGCCCGCAACGCCCGCGCCGGAGCCGAAGCGCAGGAGACGAGCCAAGGCGGGGCCGACGTCGCCGGTGCCGGCTGCGGTTGCGGTTGCGGATCCGGAGCGGGACGCCCAGGAACTCGCCGACTTCATCGACTACCTGGCCGACGGCATCTTTCGGAACCTCCCGCAGGACCTGCAGGATCTGGACCACCGCTCATGGAGGGAATCTGAAGCGCTGCAGGCGCAGTACTCCCTGCCCCTGACCGAGGATAGCCTGTCAGAGCTCGTCCTGCCGGCGTCCATCTGCGAGACGCTCGTCACTTACAACCTCGTCTCCTCAGACCCGTCTCAGCCTTCACATCTCCCATCCACGCCCGAGGCATTTCTGCTCCCCATACTCACCGCATACCTCACCCCTCTCATCGAACCCCCACCAGCTACGGCATCTACTCGCACAGAAGCCTGCGAGCTTTGCGAGCGTTCTTGGATCCCCTTGTCATATCACCACCTCATTCCTCGCTTTGTGCACGAGAAAGCTGTCAAGCGCGGATGGCACCGCAAGGAAGACCTGCAAAACGTGGCGTGGCTGTGTGGTGCTTGTCACAGATTCGTACATCGCTTTAGGAATCATGAAGACTTGGCGAGATATTATTACACGGTTGAGCTGTtgttagaagaagaagaggttcaAAAATTTGCGGAGTGGGTTGGCAAGTTACGCTGGAAGGGTGGTAAGACAAGGAGTCGAAAGCATTAG
- a CDS encoding uncharacterized protein (EggNog:ENOG41) gives MDHAVYSRRQAGLCISHSRLGRCRICAARRLPLFSHRPRHGRLVDVSNFLCSRWPWPFKANTNRLTAISLAIYAILAYRRLSKYDEYSSPVDAKAYLFNDDIETSYSSRPGDGGSVGKRESLGSSRLSVGSVTNPTILEPVEQRPRRYSHERDTQFDEYVSRRASGGYKPSSAPSSPPIVITLDDSLASLGTVHSRSRGSSVSQLTTSDHVLVSVPEEDGEASPSHHKPSQQVGLAR, from the coding sequence ATGGACCATGCTGTTTACTCACGTCGTCAAGCTGGCCTGTGCATCAGCCATTCTCGCCTTGGACGTTGTCGTATATGTGCAGCGAGACGACTCCCATTATTCTCTCATCGGCCTCGGCATGGACGGCTTGTTGATGTAAGCAACTTCTTGTGCAGCaggtggccatggcctttcAAAGCTAACACGAATAGGCTCACTGCTATTTCGCTCGCCATTTATGCTATCCTCGCGTACCGTCGACTGTCCAAATATGACGAATACTCCAGTCCTGTCGATGCCAAGGCGTATCTCTTTAATGACGACATTGAGACTTCCTATTCGAGCCggcctggagatggaggttcAGTGGGCAAACGAGAATCGCTGGGCTCGTCACGCCTCAGCGTCGGATCTGTAACAAACCCAACCATCCTTGAGCCGGTTGAGCAACGGCCAAGACGCTATAGCCACGAGCGAGACACGCAGTTCGACGAATATGTCAGTCGCAGGGCCTCTGGAGGCTACAAACCCAGCTCAGCCCCATCCAGCCCTCCGATCGTGATTACATTGGACGATTCATTGGCTTCTCTGGGCACTGTTCATTCTCGGTCAAGAGGATCGAGTGTATCACAGCTCACCACCAGCGACCACGTTTTGGTCTCGGtgccagaagaagacggtgaGGCATCACCAAGCCATCACAAGCCCAGTCAACAGGTGGGACTTGCGAGGTGA
- a CDS encoding uncharacterized protein (EggNog:ENOG41~SECRETED:SignalP(1-19)) gives MRLIATATLLAAISGSAYADGPGSVSAAPSEVAAIRSFFYAGGGYADDGAGGHIFREQMYVERLQPAKGVTQPSPIVFIHGQAQTATNFLNKPDGSRGWASQFLDQGYEIYLVDQTLRARSPWQPAYMVAEPSTYSAEIIEQRFTAPQNYNLWPQAVLHTQWPGNGSMGDAIFDTFYSSNVQFINNAAYQQLTVQNAGAALLDRIGKPVILVGHSQGGLMPIIIADARPKFTKALILLEPTGPPFQEAIFSSTPARAWGLADIPLTYTPPCYRSRGGSRAEDISRA, from the exons ATGCGGCTCATCGCCACTGCAACCCTCTTGGCAGCCATTTCTGGCTCTGCTTATGCAGATGGTCCCGGCAGCGTGTCAGCGGCGCCTTCAGAGGTCGCTGCGATTCGCTCCTTTTTCTATGCCGGTGGCGGTtatgcagatgatggcgccggaGGTCACATCTTTCGCGAGCAAATGTATGTCGagaggctgcagccagccaaaGGGGTTACTCAACCTAGCCCAATCGTCTTTATCCATGGCCAGGCCCAGACTGCAACT AACTTCTTGAACAAGCCTGATGGTAGCCGTGGCTGGGCCTCGCAGTTCTTGGATCAAGGTTATGAGATATACCTCGTGGACCAGACGCTTCGAGCACGCTCCCCATGGCAGCCTGCTTACATGGTGGCTGAGCCGTCGACCTATTCCGCCGAGATTATTGAGCAGCGCTTCACCGCCCCTCAGAATTACAATCTATGGCCACAGGCTGTTCTTCATACGCAGTGGCCAGGCAATGGCTCCATGggcgatgccatctttgatACCTTCTACAGCTCCAACGTCCAGTTTATCAACAACGCCGCGTATCAGCAGCTTACCGTTCAGAATGCTGgcgcggcgctgctggacagGATTGGAAAGCCCGTGATTCTTGTTGGGCACAGCCAGGGCGGCTTGATGCCCATTATCATTGCTGATGCTCGTCCGAAATTCACAAAGGCTCTCATCCTCTTGGAACCTACTGGACCTCCTTTCCAggaagccatcttcagcagcactCCCGCTCGTGCTTGGGGACTAGCTGACATTCCACTCACCTACACTCCCCCCTGTTACCGTTCCCGCGGTGGATCTCGTGCAGAAGACATATCCCGCGCCTGA
- a CDS encoding uncharacterized protein (EggNog:ENOG41): MAPIAITPETSPERGSNLRKSLYQTRSHSSSISSIASITLNDGNVIPQVALGVYKAPNGQETEDAITAALDAGYRHIDSAARYANEEACGRAIRRWMEKTGTPREEIFVCSKLWDSDHGYEATFNALCSSLDKMGLEYLDLYLIHSPASDEQKRLESWRALETAQRLGKVKSIGVSNFGAAHIENLIENARVVPAVNQVEVHPFCQREALVDLCDRYGIKIEAYSPLAQGNKLEDPTINAIAKKYGKTPAQILLNWNAARGNVVLPKSLTPSRIESNLQSFDFDLSKEDTETINALGTENYVTGSMHKSSD, translated from the coding sequence ATGGCTCCTATCGCGATCACCCCTGAGACCTCTCCTGAGCGTGGCTCCAACCTCAGAAAGTCTCTTTACCAAACCCGATCCCACAGCAGCTCTATTTCTTCCATTGCCTCTATTACTCTCAACGATGGCAATGTCATTCCTCAGGTTGCCCTTGGTGTATACAAGGCCCCTAACGGCCAGGAGACTGAGGATGCCATCACAGCTGCCCTCGACGCTGGATACCGCCACATTGACTCTGCTGCTCGATATGCCAACGAGGAGGCTTGCGGCCGTGCCATCCGTCGTTGGATGGAAAAGACTGGCACACCCCGTGAAGAGATCTTTGTGTGCTCTAAGTTGTGGGACTCTGATCACGGCTACGAAGCTACATTCAACGCACTCTGCTCTTCCCTCGACAAGATGGGTCTTGAATACTTGGACCTGTATCTGATCCACTCTCCCGCTTCAGATGAGCAGAAGCGTCTGGAAAGCTGGCGTGCCCTAGAGACAGCTCAGCGACTTGGCAAAGTCAAGTCAATTGGCGTCTCCAACTTTGGCGCCGCCCATATCGAGAACCTCATTGAGAACGCACGTGTGGTCCCCGCTGTCAACCAGGTTGAAGTCCATCCTTTCTGCCAGCGCGAGGCTCTGGTTGATCTCTGTGATAGGTACGGTATCAAGATTGAGGCTTACTCCCCGCTGGCTCAGGGCAACAAGCTCGAAGATCCTAccatcaacgccattgccaagaagTACGGCAAAACTCCCGCTCAAATTCTCCTCAACTGGAATGCTGCTCGAGGAAATGTTGTCTTACCCAAGAGCTTGACCCCATCTCGCATCGAGAGCAACCTTCAGAgctttgactttgacttgtCTAAGGAAGACACTGAGACTATCAACGCGCTCGGTACCGAGAATTACGTCACTGGCTCCATGCACAAGTCCAGCGACTAA